One window from the genome of Vicugna pacos chromosome 21, VicPac4, whole genome shotgun sequence encodes:
- the SMG7 gene encoding nonsense-mediated mRNA decay factor SMG7 isoform X7 yields MSLQSAQYLRVYSLLGFKEKMALKMDLKVKRYSDKCGSRRKNPDGRKLSRECLNPFYLVRAWMFLQIVVVGENVSFKSQMRTGNLKSEEHLKSSNIRQAEVLKADMTDSKLGPAEVWTSRQALQDLYQKMLVTDLEYALDKKVEQDLWNHAFKNQITTLQGQAKNRANPNRSEVQANLSLFLEAASGFYTQLLQELCTVFNVDLPCRVKSSQLGIISNKQTHTSAIVKPQSSSCSYICQHCLVHLGDIARYRNQTSQAESYYRHAAQLVPSNGQPYNQLAILASSKGDHLTTIFYYCRSIAVKFPFPAASTNLQKALSKALESRDEVKTKWGVSDFIKAFIKFHGHVYLSKSLEKLSPLREKLEEQFKRLLFQKAFNSQQLVHVTVINLFQLHHLRDFSNETEQHSYSQDEQLCWTQLLALFMSFLGILCKCPLQNKSQEESYNAYPLPAVKVSMDWLRLRPRVFQEAVVDERQYIWPWLISLLNSFHPHEEDLSSTNATPLPEEFELQGFLALRPSFRNLDFSKGHQGITGDKEGQQRQIRQQRLISIGKWIADNQPRLIQCENEVGKLLFITEIPELILEDPSEAKENLILQETSVIESLAADGNPGLKSVLSTGRSVSSSCDPAEKPMVTFKENIKPREVNRDQGRSFPPKEVKSQTELRKTPVSEARKTPVTQTPSQASNSQFIPIHHPGAFPPLPSRPGFPPPTYVIPPPVAFSMGSGYTFPAGVSVPGTFLQPAAHSPAGNQVQAGKQSHIPYSQQRPSGPGPVNQGPQQPQPPAQQPLTSLPAQPAAQSTSQLQVQALAQQQQSPAKAVPALGKSPPHHSGFQQYQQADASKQLWNPPQVQGPLGKIMPVKQPYYLQTQDPIKLFEPSLQPPVMQQQPLEKKMKPFPMEPYNHNPSEVKVPEFYWDSSYSMADNRAVMAQPANVDRRGKRSPGAFRPEQDPAPGMPFEERYPNNSVFNEVYGKSLTTSSKAEPRPSAAPQEASLYSLFEGTPWSPSLPASSDHSTPASQSPHSSNPSSLPSSPPTHNHNSVPFSNFGPIGTPDNRDRRTADRWKTDKPAMGGFGIDYLSATSSSESSWHQASTPGGSWAGHGPSMEDSSAVLMESLKTTRHLTSADKLWTVFQSIWSSSMMHPGPSALEQLLMQQKQKQQRGHGTMNPPH; encoded by the exons gcAGGCAGAAGTCCTGAAGGCTGACATGACAG ATTCCAAGCTGGGTCCAGCTGAGGTCTGGACATCCAGGCAGGCTCTGCAGGACCTGTACCAGAAAATGCTAGTTACTGATTTGGAATACGCTTTAGACAAGAAAGTAGAACAGGATCT CTGGAATCATGCCTTTAAGAATCAGATCACAACACTACAAGGCCAGGCAAAGAATCGAGCAAACCCGAATCGGAGTGAAGTTCAGGCAAACCTTTCTCTGTTCCTAGAGGCAGCTAGTGGCTTCTATACTCAG TTATTACAAGAACTGTGTACAGTGTTTAACGTAGATTTACCATGCCGTGTGAAGTCTTCCCAGCTGGGGATTATCAGCAATAAACAGACGCACACCAGCGCCATTGTGAAGCCACAGTCCAGCTCCTGTTCCTACATCTGCCAGCACTGCCTCGTCCACCTCGGAGACATTG CTCGATACAGAAACCAGACCAGCCAGGCAGAGTCCTACTATCGACATGCAGCTCAGCTTGTCCCCTCTAATG GTCAGCCTTACAATCAGTTGGCTATCTTAGCTTCCTCCAAAGGAGACCATCTGACCACCATTTTCTACTACTGCAGAAGCATCGCTGTGAAGTTCCCTTTCCCAGCTGCCTCGACTAATCTACAGAAAGCACTTTCTAAAGCACTGGAAAG ccGGGATGAGGTGAAAACCAAATGGGGTGTTTCTGACTTCATCAAGGCCTTTATTAAATTCCACGGTCATGTGTACCTGAGTAAGAGCTTGGAAAAGTTGAGCCCTCTTCGAGAGAAATTGGAAGAACAGTTTAAG AGGCTGCTATTCCAAAAAGCTTTCAACTCTCAGCAGTTAGTTCACGTCACTGTCATTAACCTGTTTCAACTTCATCACCTTCGTGACTTTAGCAACGAAACGGAACAGCATAGTTATAGCCAAGATGAGCAGCTGTGTTGGACACAGTTGCTAGCCCTCTTTA TGTCTTTTCTTGGCATCCTGTGCAAATGTCCTCTCCAGAACAAGTCTCAGGAGGAGTCCTACAACGCCTACCCCCTCCCTGCAGTGAAGGTCTCCATGGACTGGCTGAGGCTCAGGCCCAGGGTCTTCCAGGAGGCGGTGGTGGATGAAAGACAGTA CATTTGGCCCTGGCTGATTTCTCTTCTGAACAGCTTCCACCCCCATGAAGAGGATCTTTCAAGCACTAACG CTACACCACTTCCAGAGGAGTTTGAGTTACAAGGATTCTTGGCTTTGAGACCTTCTTTCAG GAACTTGGATTTTTCCAAAGGCCACCAGGGTATCACAGGAGACAAAGAGGGCCAGCAGCGGCAGATTCGGCAGCAGCGTTTGATCTCCATAGGCAAATGGATCGCAGACAATCAGCCGAG gcTGATTCAGTGTGAAAATGAGGTAGGGAAATTGTTATTTATCACAGAAATCCCAGAGTTAATACTGGAAGACCCCAGTGAAGCCAAAGAGAACCTCATTCTGCAAGAAACGTCCGTGATAGAGTCATTAGCTGCGGACGGGAACCCGGGGCTGAAGTCAGTGCTGTCTACGGGCCGGAGTGTAAGCAGCAGCTGTGACCCAGCAGAGAAGCCCATGGTCACCTTCAAAGAGAACATCAAGCCACGAGAAGTGAACAGAGACCAAGGAAGAAGCTTTCCTCCCAAAGAG GTAAAGTCCCAGACAGAGTTAAGAAAGACTCCAGTGTCTGAAGCCAGGAAAACACCTGTCACTCAAACCCCAAGTCAAGCAAGTAACTCCCAGTTCATCCCCATCCATCACCCTGGAGCCTTCCCCCCTCTTCCCAGCCGGCCAG GGTTCCCGCCCCCAACGTATGTCATCCCCCCACCTGTGGCATTTTCTATGGGCTCAGGTTACACCTTCCCAGCTGGTGTTTCTGTCCCAGGAACCTTTCTTCAGCCTGCAGCTCACTCTCCAGCAGGAAACCAGGTGCAAGCTGGGAAACAGTCCCACATTCCTTACAGCCAGCAACGGCCCTCCGGACCAGGGCCAGTGAACCAGGGACCTCAACAGCCACAGCCACCTGCCCAGCAGCCCCTTACGTCTCTACCAGCTCAGCCAGCAGCCCAGTCCACAAGCCAGTTGCAGGTTCAAGCTCTCGCTCAGCAACAGCAGTCCCCTGCAAAAGCTGTGCCAGCTTTGGGGAAGAGCCCTCCTCACCACTCTGGATTCCAGCAG TATCAACAGGCGGATGCCTCCAAACAGCTGTGGAATCCCCCTCAGGTTCAAGGCCCGTTAGGGAAAATCATGCCTGTGAAACAGCCCTACTACCTTCAAACCCAAGACCCCATAAAACTGTTTGAGCCGTCATTGCAACCTCCTGTAATGCAGCAGCAGCCTCTAGAGAAAAAGATGAAGCCTTTTCCCATGGAGCCATATAACCACAACCCCTCAGAGGTCAAGGTCCCAGAATTCTACTGGGACTCTTCGTACAGCATGGCCGACAACAGGGCTGTCATGGCGCAGCCAGCGAACGTGGACCGCAGGGGCAAGCGGTCCCCAGGAGCCTTCCGTCCAGAGCAGGACCCTGCGCCCGGGATGCCGTTCGAG GAAAGATACCCAAATAACAGCGTGTTCAACGAGGTGTATGGGAAAAGCCTCACCACTAGCTCCAAAGCGGAACCGCGCCCCTCGGCGGCCCCGCAGGAAGCATCGCTGTACTCCCTGTTTGAAGGAACCCCGTGGTCGCCGTCACTCCCGGCCAGCTCAG ACCATTCAACACCAGCCAGCCAATCTCCTCATTCCTCGAACCCAAGCAGCCTGCCGAGCTCCCCTCCAACACACAACCATAATTCTGTCCCGTTCTCCAATTTTGGACCCATTGGGACTCCAGATAACAGGGACAGGAGAACTGCAGATCGATGGAAAACTGATAAGCCAG CCATGGGGGGGTTTGGCATTGATTACCTCTCAGCAACGTCATCTTCTGAGAGCAGTTGGCATCAGGCCAGCACTCCGGGTGGCTCCTGGGCAGGCCATGGTCCCTCCATGGAGGATTCCTCTGCTGTGCTCATGGAAAGCTTAAAG ACAACCAGGCACTTGACCTCTGCTGACAAGCTCTGGACTGTTTTTCAGTCTATCTGGTCCAGCTCCATGATGCATCCTGGACCTTCCGCTCTGGAGCAGCTGTTAAtgcagcagaagcagaagcagcagcgGGGACACGGCACCATGAACCCTCCACACTGA